AGGCGGTGGCGGAGTTCGCCGGGAGCCGCTGGGACTGGCGGGTGCCGACGGAGCGGATCGCCCTCGTGCCGGACGTGATGCGCGGCATCGCCGAGGTGCTGAGGCTGGTCACGGCCCCGGACGACGCCGTCGTCGTCAACTCCCCGGTCTACCCGCCGTTCTACGCCTACACCGAGCACCTGGGCCTGCGCGTGGTCGAAGCGCCGCTGGGCGAGGACGGGCGCATCGGCTTCGCCGCCCTGGCGGAGGCGTTCGCCTCCGCGCGCGCCGGCGGCCACCGCGCGGCGTACCTGCTGTGCAGCCCGCACAACCCGACCGGCACCGTGCACACCGCCGCCGAGCTGGCGCGGGTCGCCGCGCTCGCCGGGGAACACGGGGTGCGGGTCGTCGCCGACGAGATACATGCCCCGCTGGTGCCGCCGGGTGCGCGGCACGTCCCGTATCTGACCGTGCCCGGCGCGGAGCGCGGCTTCGCGCTGCTGTCGGCGTCCAAGGCGTGGAACCTCGCGGGGCTGAAGTCCGCGGTCGCCGTCGCGGGCGAGGAGTCGGCGGGCGAGCTGGCGCTGCTGCCGCAGGAGATGTCGCACGGAGCGAGCCACCTCGGTGCCCTCGCGCACGTGGCCGCCTTCCGGCACGGCGGCCCGTGGCTGGACGCGCTGCTCGCCGGTCTCGACGAGAACCGGCGGCTGCTCGGACGGCTGCTGGCGGAGCGGCTGCCGGGGGCGGAGTACCGCGTTCCGGACGGTACGTTCCTGGCCTGGCTCGACTGCCGCGCGCTGGGGCTCGGGGACGA
The Streptomyces sp. CNQ-509 DNA segment above includes these coding regions:
- a CDS encoding MalY/PatB family protein, giving the protein MSAGTPDAPVADPLRGPTLAELRRRTSVKWRAYPPDVLPLWVAEMDTRLAAPVAEAVRTAVDLGDTGYATVEPYAEAVAEFAGSRWDWRVPTERIALVPDVMRGIAEVLRLVTAPDDAVVVNSPVYPPFYAYTEHLGLRVVEAPLGEDGRIGFAALAEAFASARAGGHRAAYLLCSPHNPTGTVHTAAELARVAALAGEHGVRVVADEIHAPLVPPGARHVPYLTVPGAERGFALLSASKAWNLAGLKSAVAVAGEESAGELALLPQEMSHGASHLGALAHVAAFRHGGPWLDALLAGLDENRRLLGRLLAERLPGAEYRVPDGTFLAWLDCRALGLGDDPAAVFLEYGRVALASGIPFGTGGAGHARLNFATSPEVLTEAVDRMATAVETSPQPGGRP